A single genomic interval of Paenibacillus sp. J23TS9 harbors:
- a CDS encoding MMPL family transporter, whose protein sequence is MLKQFAKTFTHFVSSRKGAWTVLIGWIVIILLLSLTAPGSKEYAVNSGEGSVHNDTPSAAAQRIMDEHFPSKDGLTALLVFHDPSRITDKDRSAITEVSQWLSSADKPQYVSAALPFHQLPKNVQEQMFSKDKTTLLLNVSLQKNLESDQTYDTLQQIRNHVENMNNSGLQVEITGPAGIASDTTTLFKNADFVLMLATVVLILVILIVIYRSPLLAIMPLLISGIVYLVVDRILGLGGKLGWFVVEKQSLSIMMILLFAVLTDYCLFVIARFREELRQTESKHEAMKQALTHVAEPILFSGGTVLMAMVILFTAIFKPYNHFAPVFSIAMVVILIGGVTLIPALFTLVGRKAFWPFVPKAGAEQTKPKQESIWSRIGSFVTRKPAVTAGVLLVLLLASSANLFGMKYSFNIMKSFPEDISSRQGFDILEERFPPGQLAPVTVLLESDHRIDVNADFVKQIASLSEKLKSEGHISSITPALTPQQADSGQLPGKALSESGQVVKLQLTLEDNPYDPAALDVIAQLRQDSNSLLKDSGLATERYSLHFAGQTAEQLDVRIMNQRDTTVVFTLITLCIAVMLAFQARSVKMAATMILTMLLSYAGTMGLGWLIFHEFLGYDSVSYRLPVYTFVFLIALGVDYNIMLVSRIREEAKKYEWMEAVKRGVSLTGGVISSAGIILAATFCVLITQPLQELFLFGILMAMGILIDTFLVRGMLLPAILTMIGGSKRSTSHKNNLPVHPE, encoded by the coding sequence ATGTTGAAACAGTTTGCGAAAACATTCACCCATTTCGTCAGCAGCCGAAAAGGCGCTTGGACCGTGCTGATCGGCTGGATTGTCATCATACTTTTACTTAGTCTGACCGCACCGGGATCCAAAGAATATGCCGTGAACAGCGGCGAGGGCAGCGTTCATAACGACACGCCTTCCGCGGCAGCGCAGCGAATTATGGATGAGCATTTCCCCTCCAAGGATGGGCTGACGGCCCTGCTCGTCTTTCATGATCCAAGCCGGATTACGGATAAGGATCGCAGCGCCATTACAGAAGTCAGTCAATGGCTTTCCTCTGCGGACAAACCGCAATATGTATCTGCTGCTCTTCCTTTCCATCAGCTTCCGAAAAACGTTCAGGAGCAGATGTTTTCGAAAGACAAGACGACGCTGCTTCTGAATGTGAGTCTGCAAAAGAATCTCGAGTCCGACCAGACCTATGATACATTGCAGCAAATCCGTAACCATGTGGAAAATATGAATAACAGCGGCCTTCAAGTCGAAATTACCGGTCCTGCCGGTATCGCCTCAGACACGACGACATTGTTCAAAAACGCGGATTTTGTTCTGATGCTGGCCACCGTGGTGCTAATACTGGTCATCCTCATTGTGATTTACCGTTCGCCGCTGCTAGCCATTATGCCCCTTCTCATTTCCGGCATCGTGTATCTGGTCGTGGACCGGATTCTGGGACTTGGCGGAAAGCTCGGCTGGTTTGTTGTTGAGAAGCAGTCACTATCCATCATGATGATCCTGCTGTTTGCCGTATTAACCGACTACTGTCTGTTTGTTATTGCACGTTTCCGGGAGGAACTCCGTCAGACGGAATCAAAACATGAGGCCATGAAGCAGGCCCTGACCCATGTCGCGGAACCGATTCTATTCAGCGGAGGCACCGTGTTAATGGCGATGGTCATTTTGTTTACCGCTATTTTCAAACCGTACAATCACTTCGCTCCCGTGTTTTCCATCGCAATGGTCGTTATTCTGATCGGCGGGGTCACGCTGATTCCAGCCCTGTTCACCCTCGTCGGCCGCAAAGCATTTTGGCCGTTTGTTCCCAAAGCCGGAGCAGAACAGACCAAACCTAAGCAGGAAAGCATTTGGAGCAGAATCGGCTCTTTTGTCACCCGGAAGCCTGCAGTTACCGCCGGTGTTCTGCTGGTGCTGCTGCTGGCATCATCCGCCAACCTGTTTGGCATGAAGTATTCTTTTAACATCATGAAGTCGTTTCCGGAGGATATTTCATCCAGACAGGGCTTCGACATTTTGGAGGAGCGCTTCCCTCCGGGACAGCTTGCACCCGTAACCGTTCTGCTGGAGTCTGATCATAGGATCGATGTCAATGCGGATTTCGTCAAACAGATTGCTTCCCTCAGTGAAAAGCTCAAATCTGAAGGCCATATCAGTTCCATTACACCTGCGCTGACTCCGCAGCAAGCAGACAGCGGTCAGCTGCCGGGCAAGGCATTGTCTGAATCAGGACAGGTCGTCAAGCTTCAGCTCACACTCGAAGATAATCCGTATGACCCTGCGGCTCTGGATGTAATCGCCCAGCTCCGGCAGGATAGCAACAGCCTACTAAAGGATAGCGGACTCGCAACGGAGCGATATTCCTTGCATTTTGCCGGTCAAACTGCGGAACAACTTGACGTTCGTATCATGAACCAACGCGATACGACCGTAGTATTTACGCTGATCACGCTCTGCATCGCCGTCATGCTGGCCTTCCAGGCACGTTCAGTCAAGATGGCTGCCACCATGATTCTAACCATGCTCCTATCCTATGCAGGCACCATGGGGCTCGGATGGCTTATCTTCCATGAGTTCCTGGGTTATGATTCCGTCAGCTACCGCCTGCCGGTATATACCTTCGTCTTTCTGATCGCGCTTGGCGTTGATTACAACATTATGCTGGTGTCCCGGATCCGGGAGGAAGCGAAGAAATACGAATGGATGGAAGCCGTCAAACGGGGCGTCTCGCTGACGGGCGGCGTCATCTCTTCGGCTGGTATTATTCTGGCTGCCACTTTCTGCGTTCTGATCACGCAGCCGCTGCAGGAACTGTTCCTGTTTGGCATCCTGATGGCCATGGGCATTCTGATCGACACCTTCCTGGTGCGTGGCATGCTGTTACCTGCCATCCTGACGATGATTGGCGGCAGCAAGCGCAGTACGAGCCATAAAAATAACCTTCCGGTTCATCCGGAGTAA
- a CDS encoding ring-cleaving dioxygenase has product MNMKTAGIHHITAFVRDPQKTIDFYAGVLGLRLIKQTVNFDAPEVYHLYLGDEQGSPGTIITFFPWPRSRQGRVGGGQVGVTTFAVPAGALSFWEKRLANFQIPVVKTARFSEEYLTFRDQDGLQLEIVERRDGPLSTWSFGGIPMEQAIKGFGGAILYSTAPQQTADLLQRVMGLQKVGQEGAYARFKSFGDIGNVIDVIVAPMEHGTGGAGTVHHIAWRAKDDQEHVLWREHVLEHGLQATPVVDRQYFNALYFREGGGIQFEIATDPPGFARDEEPAHLGERLMLPEWYEERRTEIEAKLTPFEVRVLEEVIS; this is encoded by the coding sequence ATGAATATGAAAACCGCAGGTATTCACCACATTACTGCTTTTGTAAGAGATCCTCAGAAAACAATAGATTTTTATGCAGGTGTGCTCGGACTCCGCCTGATTAAACAAACCGTTAACTTCGATGCGCCGGAGGTATATCACCTTTATCTGGGGGATGAGCAAGGAAGCCCCGGAACCATCATTACGTTCTTTCCATGGCCTAGATCACGCCAAGGACGCGTTGGCGGCGGGCAGGTTGGTGTAACTACATTTGCTGTTCCCGCAGGAGCGCTCAGCTTTTGGGAGAAAAGATTGGCAAATTTTCAAATACCGGTTGTGAAAACGGCAAGATTTTCAGAGGAATATCTGACATTCCGCGATCAGGATGGACTTCAGCTGGAGATTGTGGAACGAAGAGATGGACCTCTCAGCACATGGTCTTTTGGCGGGATTCCTATGGAGCAAGCGATTAAAGGCTTTGGGGGTGCAATTCTGTACAGTACAGCACCTCAGCAAACGGCTGATTTGCTTCAGCGGGTGATGGGGCTTCAAAAGGTTGGCCAGGAAGGAGCCTATGCCCGGTTCAAATCATTCGGTGATATTGGCAATGTCATTGATGTGATTGTGGCGCCAATGGAGCATGGTACAGGAGGAGCGGGTACCGTCCACCATATTGCCTGGCGTGCGAAGGATGATCAAGAGCATGTCCTGTGGAGAGAACATGTGCTTGAGCATGGCTTGCAAGCGACTCCGGTCGTGGACCGACAATATTTTAACGCTCTTTATTTCCGCGAGGGGGGCGGCATCCAGTTTGAAATTGCGACAGATCCGCCGGGCTTCGCACGCGACGAAGAGCCTGCTCATTTGGGTGAACGGCTTATGCTGCCCGAATGGTATGAGGAACGCCGGACAGAAATTGAAGCCAAGCTTACACCTTTTGAAGTAAGGGTATTAGAGGAGGTTATCTCATGA
- a CDS encoding VOC family protein yields the protein MSLKIAPYIVLNGNCAEAVAFYEKVLGANNLGIQRFGDMPDEGHPVPEEAKDRVLHAALEFDGQMLLFSDTFPGNPFQLGDQLSIAIMTSDLERLKSIFHALSDGGQVHMELQETFWSPLFGMVRDRFGISWQLSGEASEG from the coding sequence ATGAGCTTGAAGATTGCGCCGTATATTGTGCTCAATGGTAACTGCGCTGAGGCAGTCGCATTTTATGAAAAGGTGCTAGGAGCAAACAATCTGGGTATCCAACGGTTTGGGGATATGCCGGATGAAGGCCATCCGGTGCCTGAAGAAGCGAAGGACCGCGTGCTGCATGCGGCACTTGAATTTGACGGCCAAATGCTGTTGTTCTCCGATACCTTTCCGGGTAATCCGTTCCAGCTGGGCGACCAACTGAGTATTGCCATTATGACAAGCGATCTGGAGCGTCTTAAATCCATTTTTCACGCTCTTTCCGATGGTGGACAAGTCCATATGGAGCTTCAGGAGACATTTTGGAGTCCATTGTTTGGTATGGTACGCGACCGGTTCGGCATCTCATGGCAGCTTAGCGGAGAGGCATCCGAAGGATAG
- a CDS encoding phosphatidylinositol-specific phospholipase C/glycerophosphodiester phosphodiesterase family protein → MKKLFTALPPLLVICLLSLGTPAFAAKWTDYSLVAHALGGIDQKAYTNSYEAFETNYEKGQRIFEVDLQFTSDGYLIGRHDWSAYAFQSLGQALTPAITGGPLPLSDMKSMKMFDKYNALEFSEIIDLLHEYPDAYIVTDTKSTDKDTITAQFSQIVELANEDPYMLERIIPQLYNESMYPIIEKVFPFESYIYTLYQTTDSNQKVLQFVKNHKKITAVTMPEWRATAGFVGSLKKINKLAFVHTINSPEEMAKYKARGVYGFYTDFVTPEDLKVYYTKKAQEAAAKTAKASSAKAAKKA, encoded by the coding sequence ATGAAAAAACTGTTTACTGCACTGCCGCCGCTGCTGGTTATTTGTTTGCTGTCACTCGGCACACCCGCTTTTGCCGCCAAATGGACGGACTATAGCTTAGTCGCCCATGCGCTCGGGGGAATCGATCAAAAGGCGTACACCAATTCCTATGAGGCCTTTGAAACCAACTATGAAAAGGGACAGCGTATCTTTGAAGTCGATCTGCAGTTTACATCCGATGGTTATTTGATCGGACGTCATGATTGGTCTGCGTACGCTTTTCAATCGCTGGGACAGGCTCTGACACCGGCAATTACCGGAGGGCCGCTGCCTTTATCCGATATGAAATCCATGAAAATGTTCGACAAATACAATGCACTGGAATTTAGCGAAATTATCGATCTGCTGCATGAATATCCGGATGCCTATATTGTAACCGACACGAAAAGCACGGATAAGGATACGATTACGGCCCAGTTCAGTCAAATCGTGGAGCTTGCCAACGAAGATCCGTATATGCTGGAGCGGATCATTCCGCAACTTTATAATGAGAGTATGTATCCGATCATTGAAAAGGTGTTTCCTTTTGAGTCATACATTTATACCTTGTACCAAACGACGGATTCAAACCAGAAGGTACTGCAGTTTGTGAAGAACCATAAAAAGATTACCGCCGTTACGATGCCGGAATGGAGAGCGACAGCCGGTTTTGTCGGCAGCTTGAAGAAAATAAACAAACTCGCTTTCGTTCATACGATCAATAGTCCGGAAGAGATGGCGAAATATAAGGCGAGAGGTGTATACGGCTTTTACACCGATTTCGTCACACCGGAGGATCTGAAAGTGTATTATACGAAAAAAGCACAGGAAGCTGCGGCAAAGACAGCGAAAGCCTCATCGGCCAAAGCTGCCAAGAAAGCATAG
- a CDS encoding flavin reductase family protein yields MIHIDPSGQSERDNYKLLTGSIIPRPVAWVTTLADNGKVNAAPFSYFNIVTADPPMVSVSVQRKLGEPKDTARNAVREGEFVVHIGDETSILKLNQTAASLPPDQSEVEFAGLTTVSSDVVRVPGLAEAKIRMECVLERSNPLEGTEASPSTDLLIGRVVRFHVDDALLDHGRVLADVLQPVSRLAGNSYAKLGETFSLDRPL; encoded by the coding sequence ATCATTCATATCGATCCGTCTGGGCAAAGTGAACGCGATAATTACAAGCTGCTGACCGGCAGCATTATTCCAAGACCTGTTGCCTGGGTGACGACTCTGGCTGATAACGGCAAGGTTAATGCGGCACCATTCAGTTATTTCAATATCGTGACGGCAGATCCGCCCATGGTATCTGTATCCGTCCAAAGAAAGCTGGGAGAGCCGAAAGATACCGCGAGAAATGCTGTGCGGGAAGGAGAATTCGTTGTTCATATCGGAGATGAGACCTCCATTCTGAAGCTGAATCAAACCGCTGCAAGTCTACCTCCCGATCAGAGTGAGGTGGAGTTTGCCGGTCTGACAACCGTATCAAGCGATGTCGTGCGCGTACCTGGGCTTGCTGAAGCGAAAATACGCATGGAATGCGTACTGGAGCGGTCCAACCCGCTCGAAGGAACGGAGGCATCCCCATCCACGGATCTGCTGATCGGACGCGTCGTACGGTTTCATGTGGATGATGCATTGCTTGATCATGGCCGGGTTCTCGCGGATGTTTTGCAGCCTGTCAGCCGTTTGGCCGGAAACAGCTACGCCAAGCTGGGTGAGACCTTCTCTCTGGATCGACCGCTGTAA